In one Corythoichthys intestinalis isolate RoL2023-P3 chromosome 16, ASM3026506v1, whole genome shotgun sequence genomic region, the following are encoded:
- the otop2 gene encoding proton channel OTOP2, producing MCLNTGYPCDCLAAGKPCEPCRAAKSGDGQGQHDSPYGAAAENPGELDHSDKKPNKERDRNWGWILSGVIFINILMLGIALVSGSAYEHVDISMSDLQVFLVVILILTCIWMVYYIIYTARMENAVAYRDQHAGPVWLRGGMVLFGLLSIIMDIFKIASYVGYLHCDSAIKIVFPVVQLVFIFIQTYFMWVHAKDCVQLQRNLTRCGLMLSLSINLVLWMAAVTDESLHQTGHPEGEHGGGHGNDSHDSYEHHGNDSHHSDEHHGNGSHKFHGYGRSVYISKASFGEDQCECSHTSCAMFKEAYFYLYPFNIEYSLFASAMAYVMWKNVGRLGEAHDPHGHGHAHKFHLKDAVVGPVVGVLLVFAALATFIVYEMDMKEDKEDDHSKRDQALLIHFIINIVIISLMLVATLVGATIYKLDRREHDSEKNPTRSLDVGLLVGTSMGQFIISYFTIVAMVASGAQGHLNRLNLTWAIMMVLQIGLQNFFIVEGLHREPFHEEEHHEAVTSVTNVYAVEHYSKESNGDERSDISFKNDLEPPPLAAFNLMTHYPHKLTWKRRVLKEVSVFLMLANIILWIMPAFGARPQFDHPAETEFYDFNIWAAIVNVGLPFAIFYRMHSVAALLEVFVIS from the exons ATGTGCTTGAACACCGGCTACCCGTGCGACTGCCTGGCCGCCGGAAAACCCTGCGAGCCCTGCAGGGCGGCCAAAAGCGGGGACGGTCAGGGGCAACACGATTCCCCGTACGGCGCGGCGGCGGAGAACCCGGGGGAGCTCGACCACTCTGACAAAAAACCCAATAAGGAGAGAGACCGAAACTGGGGATGGATTCTGTCCGGGGTCATCTTCATCAACATCTTGATGCTGGGAATCGCGCTAGTCAGCGGCAGCGCGTACGAGCACGTGGACATCAGCATGTCCGACCTGCAGGTTTTCCTGGTCGTCATCCTCATCCTCACTTGCATCTGGATGGTCTACTACATCATCTACACGGCCAGGATGGAAAACGCCGTGGCGTACCGGGACCAACACGCCGGGCCCGTCTGGCTCAGAG GAGGAATGGTGCTATTCGGCCTCCTCAGTATCATCATGGACATCTTCAAGATAGCCAGCTATGTCGGCTACCTCCACTGCGACTCGGCCATCAAAATCGTTTTTCCCGTGGTCCaacttgtttttattttcattcag ACGTACTTCATGTGGGTCCACGCGAAGGACTGCGTACAGCTCCAAAGGAACCTAACGCG ATGCGGCCTGATGCTCTCCCTCTCCATCAATCTGGTTTTGTGGATGGCCGCCGTGACGGACGAGTCCCTCCACCAAACGGGGCACCCCGAGGGCGAGCACGGCGGCGGTCACGGCAACGACTCGCATGACTCCTACGAACACCACGGCAACGATTCGCACCATTCCGACGAGCACCACGGCAACGGCTCTCACAAGTTTCACGGATACGGACGGAGCGTCTACATCAGTAAAG CGAGTTTTGGTGAGGACCAGTGCGAATGCAGCCACACTTCCTGCGCCATGTTCAAAGAGGCCTACTTCTACCTGTACCCCTTCAATATTGAGTACAGCCTCTTCGCTTCGGCCATGGCTTACGTGATGTGGAAAAACGTGGGCCGGCTGGGCGAGGCCCACGACCCGCACGGCCACGGCCACGCCCACAAGTTCCACCTGAAAGACGCGGTGGTGGGCCCCGTGGTGGGAGTCCTCCTAGTCTTCGCGGCCCTGGCCACTTTCATCGTGTACGAGATGGACATGAAGGAGGATAAGGAGGACGACCACAGCAAGCGGGACCAGGCGCTGCTCATCCACTTCATCATCAACATCGTCATCATCAGCCTCATGCTGGTGGCCACTTTGGTGGGCGCCACCATCTACAAGCTGGATCGGCGGGAGCACGATTCGGAGAAGAACCCCACTCGAAGCTTGGACGTGGGGCTACTGGTGGGAACCTCCATGGGCCAGTTCATCATCAGCTACTTCACCATTGTGGCCATGGTGGCGTCGGGAGCCCAGGGCCACCTCAACAGGCTCAACCTGACCTGGGCCATCATGATGGTGCTCCAGATCGGGCTGCAGAACTTCTTCATCGTGGAGGGGCTCCACCGGGAGCCTTTCCACGAGGAGGAGCACCACGAGGCCGTGACCTCGGTGACCAACGTCTACGCGGTAGAGCACTACAGTAAAGAGAGCAACGGTGACGAGAGATCCGATATAAGCTTCAAGAACGACCTGGAGCCTCCGCCGCTGGCCGCGTTCAACCTCATGACGCACTACCCGCACAAATTGACCTGGAAGAGGCGGGTTCTCAAGGAGGTTTCCGTCTTCCTCATGCTGGCCAACATTATT CTGTGGATCATGCCGGCATTCGGCGCTCGCCCCCAGTTCGACCACCCGGCCGAAACGGAATTCTACGACTTCAACATCTGGGCCGCTATCGTCAACGTGGGACTGCCTTTCGCTATTTTTTATCGCATGCACTCGGTGGCCGCCCTCTTAGAAGTTTTTGTCATCTCATGA